A window of Candidatus Methylomirabilota bacterium contains these coding sequences:
- a CDS encoding DNA-formamidopyrimidine glycosylase family protein, with protein MPELPEVEAARVLAQRVAAGRRIVHVSCSADPIVFEGVSAASFTRALVGRRVRAVRRRGKHLWLELDRRPWPTFHFGMAGGFHSTAGRGVRLVSHGSVDRFAEWPPRFSKLHLRFDDGGELVMTDGRRLGRIRLRRDPTAEPPISLLGWDALHELPPPARFRAMVRERKAPIKAVLLDQGFSAGVGNWIADEVLYQARIAPGRRADTLTTLEAGRLRTKIRSVMKTAVGARSDSDRYPRGWLFHHRWGKNADARTARGERICHITVGGRTTAWVPGVQR; from the coding sequence GTGCCGGAGTTGCCCGAGGTCGAGGCGGCGCGCGTCCTCGCCCAGCGCGTCGCCGCGGGCCGCCGCATCGTTCACGTCAGCTGCTCCGCCGATCCTATCGTCTTCGAAGGCGTGAGCGCGGCCAGTTTCACTCGCGCGCTCGTCGGTCGCCGCGTCAGGGCGGTGCGCCGACGTGGCAAGCACCTCTGGCTGGAGCTGGATCGGCGCCCGTGGCCCACCTTCCACTTCGGCATGGCCGGCGGTTTCCACTCCACCGCGGGGCGGGGCGTGCGCCTGGTCTCCCACGGCAGCGTCGACCGCTTCGCGGAGTGGCCGCCGCGCTTTTCGAAACTCCACCTCCGCTTCGACGACGGCGGCGAGCTCGTGATGACGGACGGGCGCCGGCTGGGTCGGATCCGCCTTCGTCGGGATCCCACCGCCGAGCCGCCCATCAGCCTGCTCGGCTGGGACGCGCTCCACGAGCTGCCGCCGCCCGCGCGCTTTCGCGCCATGGTGCGCGAGCGCAAGGCGCCCATCAAGGCGGTGCTGCTGGATCAGGGCTTCTCCGCCGGCGTGGGCAACTGGATCGCCGACGAGGTGCTCTACCAGGCGAGGATCGCCCCCGGACGCCGCGCGGATACGCTCACCACGCTGGAAGCGGGCCGGCTGCGGACGAAGATCCGCTCGGTGATGAAGACGGCGGTGGGTGCCCGCTCGGACAGCGACCGCTATCCGCGCGGCTGGCTCTTCCATCACCGCTGGGGGAAGAACGCGGACGCGCGCACCGCGCGCGGCGAGCGCATCTGCCATATCACGGTGGGCGGCCGCACCACCGCGTGGGTGCCGGGCGTGCAGCGCTGA
- a CDS encoding FKBP-type peptidyl-prolyl cis-trans isomerase, translated as MRTAIACALVILLGGAPALAQAPAPSLKTEDEKTLYALGLLVSRSLANFNLSEAELATVLAGIGDGVHKVPEKVDLQTYGPKVQALHAARVGASADTEKKAGETYLAKAATEQGATRSPTGLVIQTIKPGTGASPKPTDTVKVHYHGTLTDGTVFDSSVERKEPATFPLNRVIPCWTEGLQKMKVGGKSRLVCPPALAYGEQGAPPRIKPGATLVFEVELLDIVK; from the coding sequence ATGCGGACCGCGATCGCGTGCGCGCTCGTCATCCTGCTCGGCGGCGCGCCCGCGCTCGCGCAGGCCCCCGCGCCCTCGCTCAAGACGGAAGACGAGAAGACCCTCTACGCGCTCGGGCTCCTCGTGAGCCGGAGCCTGGCGAACTTCAACCTGAGCGAGGCGGAGCTCGCCACCGTGCTCGCCGGCATCGGCGACGGCGTGCACAAGGTGCCGGAGAAGGTGGATCTGCAGACCTACGGGCCCAAGGTGCAGGCCCTCCACGCCGCGCGCGTGGGGGCGTCCGCGGACACCGAGAAGAAAGCGGGCGAGACGTACCTCGCCAAGGCCGCCACGGAGCAGGGCGCGACTCGCAGCCCCACCGGCCTCGTGATCCAGACCATCAAGCCGGGCACCGGCGCCTCGCCCAAGCCCACCGACACGGTGAAGGTGCACTATCACGGCACGCTCACCGACGGCACCGTGTTCGACAGCTCGGTGGAGCGCAAGGAGCCCGCGACGTTTCCGCTGAACCGGGTGATTCCCTGCTGGACCGAGGGCCTCCAGAAGATGAAGGTGGGCGGCAAGAGCCGCCTCGTCTGCCCGCCCGCGCTCGCCTACGGGGAGCAGGGAGCGCCGCCCAGGATCAAACCCGGCGCCACCCTGGTGTTCGAGGTCGAGCTGCTCGACATCGTCAAGTAG